Proteins encoded together in one Planctomyces sp. SH-PL14 window:
- a CDS encoding host attachment protein, with translation MSFRREPRRNPVAWIVAADRALAKIYAANWPALDGFQLIETLDNPEGQMMGRELNADGAGRERASFGPAHSFVWPTDHRHATAQKFADEIVTRLEQGRNENEFGHLILLAPSLMLGELRNRFSGPLQKIVELDIDKTIVQLKDNEIAAHARKALAATAAVV, from the coding sequence ATGAGTTTTCGTCGCGAACCACGCCGCAATCCCGTTGCCTGGATCGTTGCCGCCGACCGCGCCCTGGCGAAGATTTACGCCGCCAACTGGCCCGCGCTCGACGGTTTCCAGCTCATCGAAACTCTCGACAACCCGGAAGGGCAAATGATGGGTCGAGAGCTCAACGCGGACGGGGCGGGGCGCGAACGAGCTTCCTTCGGGCCGGCCCATTCGTTCGTCTGGCCGACGGACCACAGACACGCGACCGCGCAGAAGTTCGCGGATGAGATCGTCACGCGTCTGGAACAGGGACGGAACGAGAACGAGTTCGGCCATCTGATCCTGCTCGCCCCGTCGCTGATGCTGGGCGAGCTGCGTAATCGTTTCAGTGGACCGCTGCAGAAGATCGTGGAACTCGATATCGACAAGACGATCGTGCAGCTCAAGGACAACGAGATCGCGGCCCACGCCCGCAAGGCGCTCGCCGCGACGGCGGCTGTTGTCTGA
- a CDS encoding serine/threonine protein kinase: MADKQPENERQIDQYQLVNVIATGGISQVWEVRHLATQQPYAMKLLLPEAFQDKEQRAEIKTEANTAKLFEHPNIIRVLDVNVSRDHAYFLMEHFRASNLKQMIRGDLAGAQARMKKIAEGLASALTLVHDKGWLHRDIKPENILVNRSGEIRLIDFSLSSKIPSGLAKMMTAKSRVVIQGTRTYIAPELVERQLPGIPSEIYSMGVLFYEILTGRPPFVSKNPNDLLMMHVRDIPEHPAGYNPNVSPEMDQLVMKMLAKKPKDRPQNMNELFTTIRSMPFFKEDPEKYHRTKAQAASEKQAQSLDVRLDSRVDAGRTPEERALVAKAAKEKLEASQKKKAEIERHVAKTGGGSAPAPAPAAASPAPQAPPPNFGYGMPGYPPGYPMPMPGMMPGMPPGGMPGMGFPGMPFPGMPGMPGPGGMPVPGGMPGAMPGMPMPGAPMPGMPGGQMPGGMPMPAGMPVPGAPPRPAAPAAAQPAPVPAKAAPPKAAPAPPPKPQDDIPLMDELPDVL, encoded by the coding sequence ATGGCCGATAAGCAGCCGGAAAATGAACGACAGATCGACCAGTACCAGCTGGTCAACGTCATCGCCACCGGCGGGATCTCGCAGGTCTGGGAAGTCCGGCACCTGGCGACGCAGCAGCCCTACGCCATGAAGCTCCTCCTGCCGGAGGCGTTCCAGGACAAGGAGCAGCGGGCCGAGATCAAGACCGAGGCCAACACCGCCAAGCTCTTCGAGCATCCGAACATCATTCGCGTGCTGGACGTCAACGTCAGCCGCGACCATGCCTACTTCCTGATGGAGCATTTCCGCGCCAGCAACCTCAAGCAGATGATCCGCGGCGACCTGGCGGGCGCGCAGGCCCGGATGAAGAAGATTGCCGAAGGGCTGGCGAGCGCGCTGACCCTGGTTCACGACAAGGGGTGGCTGCATCGCGACATCAAGCCGGAGAACATCCTCGTCAACCGCTCGGGAGAGATCCGGCTGATCGACTTTTCGCTCTCGTCGAAGATCCCTTCGGGACTGGCGAAGATGATGACCGCCAAGAGCCGGGTCGTCATTCAGGGAACCCGGACCTACATCGCTCCGGAACTCGTCGAGCGGCAGCTGCCGGGGATCCCGTCCGAGATCTACAGCATGGGGGTCCTGTTCTATGAGATCCTGACCGGGCGTCCGCCGTTCGTCAGCAAGAACCCGAACGACCTCTTGATGATGCACGTCCGCGACATCCCCGAGCATCCGGCCGGCTACAACCCGAACGTGTCGCCGGAGATGGACCAGCTCGTGATGAAGATGCTGGCCAAGAAGCCGAAGGACCGGCCGCAGAACATGAACGAGCTGTTCACCACGATCCGGTCGATGCCGTTCTTCAAGGAGGATCCCGAAAAGTACCACCGGACGAAGGCCCAGGCGGCGAGCGAGAAGCAGGCGCAGTCGCTCGACGTCCGTCTCGACAGCCGCGTCGATGCCGGCCGGACTCCGGAAGAGCGGGCCCTGGTGGCGAAGGCGGCCAAGGAGAAGCTGGAAGCCTCGCAGAAGAAGAAGGCCGAGATCGAGCGGCACGTCGCCAAGACGGGCGGCGGGTCGGCGCCGGCTCCCGCTCCGGCGGCGGCCTCTCCCGCGCCGCAGGCTCCGCCGCCGAACTTTGGCTACGGGATGCCCGGATACCCGCCCGGCTATCCGATGCCGATGCCCGGAATGATGCCGGGGATGCCTCCCGGAGGAATGCCCGGCATGGGCTTCCCGGGGATGCCGTTCCCGGGAATGCCCGGGATGCCCGGTCCGGGTGGAATGCCTGTTCCCGGGGGCATGCCGGGCGCGATGCCCGGGATGCCGATGCCTGGCGCTCCGATGCCCGGTATGCCGGGAGGACAGATGCCCGGGGGGATGCCGATGCCGGCCGGAATGCCGGTCCCCGGCGCTCCTCCGCGTCCCGCGGCTCCTGCGGCGGCCCAACCGGCTCCCGTCCCGGCGAAGGCCGCTCCTCCGAAGGCGGCCCCGGCTCCTCCGCCGAAACCGCAGGACGACATTCCGCTGATGGATGAGCTGCCGGACGTGCTGTAG